One segment of Candidatus Polarisedimenticolaceae bacterium DNA contains the following:
- a CDS encoding isoprenylcysteine carboxylmethyltransferase family protein encodes MLKRISFFIYGTIAYAIFFGTFLYACGWVGGFLTPTRLDGPATEPLGKALAIDLALLALFAVQHSVMARKGFKTWWTRFVPQAIERSTYTLFSSLALILMFWQWRPLGGVIWNVEATAGRAALYGLFAFGWGLVLLSTFLIHHFDLFGLRQVWLFLLGRPYQPLRFATPGPYRMVRHPLYLGWLFAFWMTPTMTAAHLVFAIATTAYILLAIRFEERDLVHEHGALYEEYRRRVPMIVPAFRQAER; translated from the coding sequence ATGCTCAAGAGGATCTCGTTCTTCATCTACGGCACGATCGCCTACGCGATCTTCTTCGGCACGTTCCTGTACGCGTGCGGCTGGGTGGGCGGTTTCCTGACCCCCACCCGCCTCGACGGTCCCGCGACCGAGCCCCTCGGCAAGGCGCTCGCGATCGACCTGGCCCTGCTCGCGCTCTTCGCGGTGCAGCACAGCGTCATGGCCCGGAAGGGGTTCAAGACGTGGTGGACCCGCTTCGTGCCCCAGGCGATCGAGCGGTCGACCTACACGCTGTTCTCCAGCCTCGCCCTGATCCTGATGTTCTGGCAGTGGCGGCCGCTGGGCGGCGTGATCTGGAACGTCGAGGCGACCGCGGGCCGTGCGGCCCTCTACGGCCTCTTCGCGTTCGGGTGGGGGCTCGTGCTGCTCTCGACCTTCCTGATCCACCACTTCGACCTGTTCGGGCTGCGCCAGGTGTGGCTGTTCCTCCTCGGCCGCCCGTACCAGCCGCTCCGCTTCGCGACCCCGGGGCCGTACCGGATGGTCCGGCACCCGCTGTACCTCGGGTGGTTGTTCGCCTTCTGGATGACCCCGACGATGACCGCGGCCCACCTCGTCTTCGCGATCGCGACGACGGCGTACATCCTCCTCGCGATCCGCTTCGAGGAGCGGGACCTCGTCCACGAACACGGGGCGCTCTACGAGGAGTACCGCCGCCGCGTGCCCATGATCGTGCCGGCGTTCCGGCAGGCGGAGCGCTGA
- a CDS encoding DUF4395 family protein → MTLRPIDVLRRRIEAQGFCGYDDAAISEFGPWLRLTTGLCAAWAAAATADGSVYGLWLLAVVALLGAAFPHHPFDAIHDLAIRRWTHARPLPPNGIPRRFGCAVAAAWLLAAGAAFRLDAPASGYGLGFSLVGAALVPTLTDFCISSWLFGRLFGAPCRARSSAFLERTTSGC, encoded by the coding sequence ATGACACTCCGGCCGATCGACGTGCTCCGCCGCAGGATCGAGGCGCAGGGATTCTGCGGCTACGACGACGCGGCGATCTCGGAGTTCGGCCCTTGGCTGCGCCTGACCACGGGCCTGTGCGCGGCGTGGGCGGCGGCGGCGACCGCGGACGGCTCGGTCTACGGATTGTGGCTGCTCGCGGTCGTCGCGCTGCTCGGCGCCGCATTCCCCCACCACCCGTTCGACGCGATTCACGACCTGGCGATCCGGCGGTGGACCCATGCGCGGCCGCTGCCTCCCAACGGCATCCCGCGGCGGTTCGGCTGCGCGGTGGCGGCCGCGTGGCTCCTGGCGGCGGGCGCGGCCTTTCGACTCGACGCCCCGGCGTCTGGCTACGGCCTCGGCTTCTCGCTCGTCGGCGCCGCGCTGGTGCCGACGCTCACCGACTTCTGCATCTCGTCGTGGCTCTTCGGGAGGTTGTTCGGCGCCCCCTGCCGCGCCCGTTCGAGCGCTTTCCTCGAACGCACCACGTCGGGGTGCTGA